From the genome of Pseudomonas sihuiensis:
TGACACGCAACGATCAGGTCAAGTTCGTCATCTGCTCGCGTGAAGACTACGACTGGGCAGTATCCAAATTGATCGAATATGACCTGGCTGCTCGTGCCGGTGAGGTGCTGTTCTCGCCCAGCCACAAACAGGTCGATGCACGTGCCCTGGCCGACTGGATCGTGGCCGACAACCTGCCCGTACGCCTGCAATTGCAGCTGCACAAGATTCTCTGGAACGACGAGCCGGGACACTGAATATGAACGACAAGAAAGCGGTCATCCTCCTTTCCGGTGGCCTGGACTCGGCCACTGTGGTCGCCATGGCCAAGGCAGAGGGCTACGCCTGCTACAGCATGAGTTTCGATTATGGCCAGCGTCATCGCGCCGAGCTGCAGGCGGCCGAGCGCGTCGCCCGGCAACTGGGCGTGGTCGAGCACAAGGTGATCGGCCTGAACCTCAACGGCATCGGCGGTTCGGCGTTGACCGACAGCAGCATCGCCGTGCCCGAATCGCCCACTGAAGGTATTCCCGCGACCTACGTGCCAGCGCGTAATACGGTGTTTCTGGCGCTGGCGTTGGGCTGGGCCGAGGTGCTGGGGGCACGCGATATCTTCATTGGCGTCAACGCGGTGGACTACTCGGGCTACCCGGATTGCCGCCCGGAATTCGTCGAGGCTTTCGAGCGCATGGCCAACCTGGCGACCAAGGCGGGTGTGGAGAGGCAGGGCTTTGTCATCCGCGCACCGCTGCAGCAGA
Proteins encoded in this window:
- the queC gene encoding 7-cyano-7-deazaguanine synthase QueC; translation: MNDKKAVILLSGGLDSATVVAMAKAEGYACYSMSFDYGQRHRAELQAAERVARQLGVVEHKVIGLNLNGIGGSALTDSSIAVPESPTEGIPATYVPARNTVFLALALGWAEVLGARDIFIGVNAVDYSGYPDCRPEFVEAFERMANLATKAGVERQGFVIRAPLQQMSKGEIIQAGMRLGVDYALTVSCYQADDDGRACGKCDSCRLRAAGFVAAGVPDATRYF